In one window of Tenacibaculum mesophilum DNA:
- a CDS encoding tellurite resistance TerB family protein, whose translation MSISDLYSSGKHKQEIGHFASIVKIAKTDGVISEGEQLLLDRAAKKLNINEEEYKGILKNPEKYPINAPISYEERIERLFHLTKMIFADENVAKEEVGILRKIAIALHFSTDNAEKVCDEAVHLVLNNNDLDNFTEAIKKVNAN comes from the coding sequence ATGTCAATATCAGATTTATATTCAAGTGGAAAACATAAACAAGAAATAGGACACTTTGCTAGTATAGTTAAAATTGCTAAAACTGATGGAGTAATTTCTGAAGGAGAACAATTACTATTGGACAGAGCTGCAAAAAAATTAAATATTAACGAGGAAGAATATAAAGGTATTTTAAAAAATCCTGAGAAGTATCCAATAAATGCACCTATTAGTTACGAAGAGCGTATTGAACGTTTATTTCATTTAACAAAAATGATTTTTGCTGATGAAAATGTAGCCAAAGAAGAAGTTGGTATACTACGTAAAATAGCTATAGCTTTACATTTCTCTACTGATAATGCTGAGAAAGTTTGCGATGAAGCCGTTCATTTAGTTTTAAACAATAACGACTTAGATAATTTTACCGAAGCTATTAAAAAGGTAAATGCCAATTAA
- a CDS encoding GIY-YIG nuclease family protein: protein MKIYFVYILQCSDKSYYTGVTSNLSQRIFQHQNGTFKDSYTSKRRPVELVFYCEFTNVEMAIEKEKQIKKWSRSKKEALINNEFEKLPNLAKKKFNN, encoded by the coding sequence ATGAAAATATACTTTGTTTACATATTACAATGTTCAGATAAAAGTTATTATACAGGAGTAACTTCCAACCTTTCTCAACGAATATTTCAGCACCAAAACGGAACTTTTAAAGATAGTTACACTTCAAAAAGAAGACCTGTTGAATTGGTTTTTTATTGTGAGTTTACTAATGTAGAAATGGCTATTGAAAAAGAAAAACAAATTAAAAAATGGTCAAGATCAAAAAAAGAAGCTCTTATAAATAACGAGTTTGAAAAACTACCGAACTTAGCAAAGAAGAAGTTTAATAATTAA
- the dprA gene encoding DNA-processing protein DprA: MNTEKLLAILRLQATKNIGDILAKRLITSIGSVEQVFLEKKNVLHKINGIGTHVTQYLFDESNLKRAEEELYYIQQNNTTFSYFLDDNYPQQLKHCIDAPILLFKDGNLNLNNDKIISIVGTRKMSSYGRDFCNQLIKDLKEYNPIIVSGFAYGVDICAHKAAIKNNLQTIAVLAHGLDEVYPKTHKKYIHQVNENGGFITEFWHHEQPMRENFLKRNRIVAGLSKATIIIESAKKGGSLVTADIANSYNRDVFALPGRATDIYSKGCNNLIKNNQAHLLTSSEDIVKMLNWDLPRASAPIQNKLFVDLNETEQKIHNYLQQNGKQLLDVIALDCNLPTYQLSSILVQMELKGVIKPLPGKMFEV, from the coding sequence ATGAATACAGAAAAATTACTTGCTATTTTACGTTTACAAGCAACTAAAAACATAGGTGATATTTTGGCAAAAAGGCTAATTACCTCTATAGGAAGTGTTGAACAAGTATTTTTAGAGAAGAAAAATGTACTCCATAAAATTAACGGAATAGGAACTCATGTAACTCAATATCTTTTTGATGAAAGTAACCTGAAAAGAGCAGAGGAGGAGCTGTATTATATTCAACAAAACAACACTACTTTTTCTTATTTTTTAGATGACAATTATCCGCAACAGCTAAAACATTGTATTGATGCTCCAATCTTACTTTTTAAAGACGGCAACCTCAACTTAAACAATGATAAAATTATTTCGATTGTAGGAACTCGGAAAATGAGTTCGTACGGACGCGATTTCTGCAATCAACTTATTAAAGACTTAAAAGAATACAATCCTATAATTGTAAGTGGTTTTGCTTATGGAGTAGATATTTGCGCACACAAAGCTGCAATAAAAAACAACCTGCAAACTATTGCTGTCTTAGCACACGGATTGGATGAAGTATACCCAAAAACACATAAAAAATATATTCATCAAGTAAATGAGAATGGTGGTTTTATTACCGAGTTTTGGCACCATGAGCAACCTATGAGAGAAAATTTTTTAAAACGAAATCGTATTGTAGCTGGGCTATCTAAAGCAACCATTATTATTGAATCTGCTAAAAAAGGAGGGTCGTTAGTTACTGCTGATATTGCCAATTCGTACAATCGTGATGTGTTTGCGCTACCGGGTAGAGCAACCGATATATATAGCAAAGGTTGTAACAACCTCATTAAAAACAATCAAGCACATTTATTAACCTCTTCTGAAGATATTGTAAAAATGCTTAATTGGGATCTGCCGAGAGCCTCGGCACCTATTCAAAACAAGCTTTTTGTTGATTTGAATGAAACCGAACAAAAAATACACAATTACTTACAACAAAATGGTAAACAGTTGTTAGATGTTATTGCGTTAGATTGTAATCTTCCTACTTATCAACTATCCTCTATTTTGGTTCAAATGGAATTAAAAGGGGTTATAAAACCTTTACCCGGAAAAATGTTTGAAGTTTAG
- a CDS encoding murein hydrolase activator EnvC family protein — translation MKYPIFYISFLCLFFVGISSFAQSRKELENRRKKLKNEIELVNNLLFTTKKKKTSALDDLKDLNQKISVRERLIETIELETKLLSQEINTNEQQLKKYNDELEKLKNDYRDMVVKSYKSKSQQSKTMFLLSSESFYQAYKRLKYMQQYKDYRKKQGEEIIVKAKEVEQLNDSLTAQKKSKEALLSDEKSQKKEIEDDKKNQEQLISKIKKEEKKYKSDLQKKQREEKRIAARIDKLIRDAIAKANKGKKTTKGKTKSSGFILNAEEKALLANFEQNRGNLPWPVKGVITRKYGVQPHPTFPGITINSHGLYIATKANTDVKSIFNGKVLVIQLHPDGRKSVLVQHGNYISAYNKLKEVYVKKGDAVKTGDKLGKVFTNKVTGKTQLSFMLYKDRNRLNPAQWIRS, via the coding sequence ATGAAGTACCCTATTTTTTACATCTCTTTTTTATGCCTATTTTTTGTAGGAATTTCTTCTTTTGCTCAAAGTAGGAAAGAGCTTGAAAATAGGCGAAAGAAACTTAAAAATGAAATAGAGCTAGTTAATAATCTTTTGTTCACAACAAAGAAAAAAAAGACTAGTGCTTTAGACGATTTAAAAGACTTAAACCAAAAAATAAGTGTTAGAGAACGTTTAATTGAAACTATTGAGTTAGAGACAAAATTACTTTCTCAAGAAATCAATACAAACGAGCAGCAATTAAAAAAATATAATGACGAGCTAGAAAAATTAAAAAATGACTATCGAGATATGGTCGTTAAATCTTACAAAAGTAAATCGCAACAAAGTAAAACCATGTTTTTATTGTCTTCAGAAAGCTTTTATCAAGCTTATAAGAGATTAAAATACATGCAACAATATAAAGATTACAGAAAAAAACAAGGAGAAGAAATTATAGTTAAAGCGAAAGAAGTAGAACAACTAAACGACTCGTTAACTGCGCAAAAAAAATCAAAAGAAGCGTTACTTTCTGACGAGAAAAGTCAGAAAAAAGAAATTGAAGACGATAAGAAAAATCAAGAGCAATTAATTTCAAAAATTAAAAAGGAAGAGAAAAAATACAAAAGCGATTTACAAAAGAAACAACGAGAAGAAAAAAGAATTGCTGCCAGAATTGATAAGTTAATTAGAGATGCTATTGCTAAAGCAAACAAAGGCAAAAAAACTACAAAAGGTAAAACCAAAAGCTCTGGTTTTATTCTAAATGCCGAAGAAAAAGCTTTACTTGCTAACTTTGAGCAAAATAGAGGTAATTTACCTTGGCCGGTTAAAGGTGTTATTACACGAAAATATGGAGTTCAACCACACCCTACATTTCCTGGAATTACTATCAATAGCCACGGGTTATACATTGCAACCAAAGCAAATACCGATGTAAAGAGTATTTTTAACGGAAAAGTTTTAGTTATTCAATTACATCCTGATGGAAGAAAATCAGTTTTAGTACAACATGGTAACTATATTTCTGCATACAATAAGTTAAAAGAAGTTTATGTAAAAAAAGGTGATGCTGTTAAAACTGGCGACAAACTAGGAAAAGTATTCACTAACAAAGTAACAGGTAAAACACAACTTAGTTTTATGTTGTATAAAGACCGAAACCGATTGAACCCTGCACAATGGATTCGTTCTTAA
- a CDS encoding HU domain-containing protein produces the protein MTLANYINDLLYRYDCVIVPNFGGFVTNKIGARVNTTTHTFYPPKKQLTFNAYLQHNDGLLANYIASSKNISFEEATAFIAEEVAQWKEKLATATVTVASVGSLSLNEAKQIIFEPNPSSNFLKESFGLAEVSTPSVERVKEVTIKSLPTTKENRKTIPLYLKRTAAAAVFVGIAYVGWNGVQNQQQVLANQEEAVEKKIQSATFVIENPLPTINLNVSKEDRNFHIIAGAFQEEHNAENKLTELEDKGYDASIVGKNRLGLTQVAFASYATKEEARKALEIIKESVSEDAWLLVK, from the coding sequence ATGACATTAGCCAACTACATTAACGATTTATTATATAGATACGATTGCGTAATTGTTCCTAATTTTGGAGGATTTGTAACCAATAAAATTGGTGCTAGAGTAAATACAACTACTCACACTTTTTATCCGCCAAAAAAACAACTCACGTTTAATGCATATTTACAGCATAATGACGGTTTATTGGCAAATTATATAGCTTCGAGTAAAAATATTTCTTTTGAAGAAGCTACTGCTTTTATTGCAGAGGAAGTTGCACAATGGAAAGAAAAGTTAGCAACAGCAACTGTTACTGTTGCTTCTGTAGGAAGCTTGTCATTAAACGAGGCAAAACAAATTATTTTTGAACCAAATCCATCAAGTAACTTTTTAAAAGAATCTTTTGGATTAGCTGAGGTTTCAACACCTTCTGTAGAAAGAGTAAAAGAAGTAACAATTAAGTCATTACCTACTACTAAAGAAAACAGAAAAACAATTCCGTTGTATTTAAAAAGGACTGCTGCTGCAGCTGTTTTTGTAGGAATTGCCTATGTGGGTTGGAATGGTGTTCAAAATCAACAACAAGTATTAGCAAATCAAGAAGAAGCTGTTGAGAAGAAAATTCAATCAGCAACTTTTGTAATAGAGAACCCGTTACCAACAATTAACTTAAACGTTAGTAAAGAAGATAGAAACTTTCATATCATAGCTGGAGCTTTTCAAGAAGAGCATAATGCTGAAAACAAATTAACAGAGTTAGAAGATAAGGGCTATGATGCTTCTATTGTTGGAAAGAACAGATTAGGCTTAACTCAAGTAGCTTTTGCAAGCTATGCAACTAAAGAAGAAGCTAGAAAAGCTCTAGAAATTATTAAAGAATCTGTTAGCGAAGACGCTTGGTTGTTGGTTAAATAA
- a CDS encoding AI-2E family transporter, giving the protein MKNASNFIIVTVAIIATLVIGKGILIPFIFAIIFWFLTREIRKTIYRIPFAKRFIPFWLSNVFVFTLIILGFGFISEIITNSISNLTTSYSKYEPNIDAIIKRFNAYFHIDIVTSLKSVIGDFDYGSVLGDIANGISSLLGDTFMIIIYALFIFLEESNFKKKLQKVFLDTSENSKGFQAILKKVETSISNYLRLKTYVSLLTGVLSYFILLMVGVDGAPFWAFLIFLLNYIPTIGSLVATAFPAIFCLIQFGEFAPFLIVAIAVGAVQVIVGNVVEPKVFGRSLNLSPLVTILSLAVWGEIWGITGMILSVPITVIMIIIFSQFEKTKNIAIFLSENGNVDDI; this is encoded by the coding sequence GTGAAAAACGCATCAAACTTTATTATTGTAACTGTAGCAATTATTGCAACATTAGTCATTGGCAAAGGGATTTTAATTCCTTTTATTTTTGCTATTATTTTTTGGTTTTTAACACGTGAAATCCGAAAAACAATATATAGAATACCTTTTGCAAAACGATTTATTCCATTTTGGTTAAGTAATGTTTTTGTATTTACATTAATTATACTTGGTTTTGGTTTTATTTCTGAAATTATAACAAATAGTATTTCAAACTTAACCACATCATATTCAAAATATGAACCAAATATTGATGCTATTATAAAGCGTTTTAATGCTTACTTTCATATAGATATTGTTACATCACTTAAATCTGTTATTGGAGATTTTGACTATGGCTCTGTTTTAGGTGATATCGCGAACGGAATCAGCAGCTTGCTCGGTGATACCTTTATGATAATAATTTATGCTTTATTTATCTTTTTAGAGGAAAGTAACTTTAAAAAAAAGTTACAAAAGGTTTTTTTAGATACCTCAGAGAATTCAAAAGGTTTTCAAGCAATTTTAAAAAAAGTAGAAACCTCTATTTCTAATTACTTACGATTAAAAACATATGTAAGCCTACTAACAGGTGTTTTAAGCTACTTTATTTTATTAATGGTTGGAGTAGATGGCGCTCCTTTTTGGGCTTTCTTAATCTTCCTTTTAAATTATATACCAACTATTGGTTCATTGGTAGCTACAGCTTTTCCTGCAATTTTTTGCCTAATACAATTTGGAGAGTTTGCTCCTTTTTTAATTGTTGCTATAGCAGTAGGAGCCGTTCAAGTTATTGTTGGTAATGTTGTAGAACCAAAAGTTTTTGGAAGGTCGCTAAACTTAAGCCCACTTGTAACAATACTTTCTTTAGCTGTTTGGGGAGAAATTTGGGGAATAACTGGTATGATATTATCGGTACCAATTACAGTAATTATGATTATTATTTTCTCTCAGTTTGAAAAAACAAAAAACATTGCCATCTTTCTATCAGAAAATGGCAATGTTGATGACATATAA
- the mfd gene encoding transcription-repair coupling factor, whose protein sequence is MSKQAIVNHYQQSENVKQIVHQLQQDPHHFQLTNLVGSSLSFVISETFKQADKPYLLIFNDKEEAAYYLNDLEQLLGDKNVLFYPGSYRRPYQIEETDNANVLLRSEVLNRINSRKKPAIIVTYPTALFEKVVTKKELEKNTLKVVVGEQVSLDFVNEVLFEYHFKRVDFVTEPGEFSVRGGIIDVFSFSHDEPYRIEFFGDEVDSIRTFDVETQLSKEKLKKVSIMPNVENKTLQESRESFLKYISAKTAVFVKNLDLLSDSLDKFYRKAELSFNELSTEIKHAKPEELFCNGELIRNQLQDFTTVDIGKNRHSERSEKPQGSAELNLTNVSINFDTHPQPSFNKKFDLLIQNFNEFSAKGFTNYILCSNEQQAQRFHDIFDDHEEEVSYETIVFPLYQGFVDIDSKIVCYTDHQIFERYYKFRLKNGYAKKQSITLQELTKLDVGDYVTHIDHGIGKFGGLQKIDVEGKKQEAIKLIYGDRDILYVSIHSLHKISKFNGKDGKPPKVYKLGSNAWKKVKQKTKARVKHIAFNLIQLYAKRKLQKGFAFGPDTHMQHELEASFLYEDTPDQFSSTQEVKADMEKEQPMDRLVCGDVGFGKTEIAIRAAFKAVDNGKQVAVLVPTTVLAFQHFKTFSKRLKDFPVTIDYLNRFRTTKQRKGVLEGVADGSVDIVIGTHQLTNKAVQFKDLGLLVIDEEQKFGVAAKDKLKTIKENVDTLTLTATPIPRTLQFSLMAARDLSVIKTPPPNRHPIETNVIRFSEETIRDAISYEISRGGQVFFIHNRIENIKEVAGLLQRLVPSAKIGIGHGQMEGKKLEELMLGFMNNEFDVLVSTTIIESGLDVPNANTIFINNANNFGLSDLHQMRGRVGRSNKKAFCYFITPPYHHMTDDARKRIQALELFSDLGSGLNIAMKDLEIRGAGDLLGGEQSGFINDIGFDTYQKILHEAIEELKENEFKDLYPTDENAPKEYVKEVQIDTDFEILFPDDYVNSVTERLSLYNKLGTLTTEEELQTFETEIIDRFGEYPTQVADLLDSVRIKWLAKELGLEKVILKQKRMLGYFVSDQQSAFYQTESFTKMLRYVQQNPKSCVMKEKKTKNGLRLLITFIKIDSVHKALETLQKV, encoded by the coding sequence TTGAGCAAGCAAGCAATTGTAAATCACTATCAACAATCTGAAAATGTAAAACAGATTGTTCATCAGCTTCAACAAGATCCACACCATTTTCAACTAACGAATTTGGTCGGTTCTTCGTTGTCTTTTGTCATTTCCGAAACTTTTAAACAAGCCGATAAACCCTACTTGTTAATTTTTAACGACAAGGAAGAAGCTGCTTATTATCTAAACGATTTAGAGCAGTTATTGGGCGATAAAAACGTGCTGTTTTATCCGGGTTCGTATCGCAGACCGTACCAGATTGAAGAAACCGACAATGCCAATGTACTGCTACGTTCAGAGGTGTTAAACCGTATCAATTCTCGTAAAAAACCTGCGATTATTGTTACTTACCCTACTGCCCTGTTCGAAAAAGTAGTCACCAAAAAAGAACTGGAAAAAAACACGCTAAAAGTGGTGGTGGGCGAGCAAGTATCGCTCGATTTTGTCAACGAAGTATTATTCGAATACCATTTTAAACGTGTCGATTTTGTAACCGAACCAGGAGAGTTTTCGGTACGTGGTGGAATTATCGACGTGTTTTCGTTTTCACACGACGAACCCTATCGTATTGAGTTTTTTGGTGATGAGGTAGACAGCATCCGAACTTTTGATGTAGAAACGCAACTTTCTAAAGAAAAACTGAAGAAAGTGAGCATTATGCCCAATGTAGAAAACAAAACACTACAAGAAAGCAGAGAAAGCTTTTTAAAATACATATCAGCAAAAACCGCTGTTTTCGTTAAGAATTTAGATTTACTAAGTGATTCACTAGATAAATTCTATCGAAAAGCAGAACTATCGTTTAACGAATTATCTACCGAAATCAAACACGCAAAACCAGAAGAATTGTTTTGCAACGGAGAACTCATACGTAATCAACTACAAGATTTTACAACGGTTGACATTGGTAAAAACCGTCATTCTGAACGAAGTGAGAAACCGCAAGGTTCAGCGGAGCTAAATCTCACTAACGTAAGCATCAACTTCGATACCCACCCACAACCGTCTTTCAACAAAAAATTCGACCTGTTAATTCAGAATTTCAATGAGTTTTCGGCCAAAGGATTTACCAATTATATTTTATGTTCTAACGAACAGCAAGCACAACGTTTCCACGATATTTTTGACGACCATGAAGAAGAGGTTTCTTATGAAACCATTGTGTTTCCGTTGTATCAAGGATTTGTGGATATTGATAGCAAAATTGTTTGTTATACTGATCATCAAATCTTTGAGCGTTATTACAAATTCCGACTCAAAAACGGATACGCGAAAAAGCAATCCATCACCCTACAAGAGCTCACCAAATTAGACGTAGGCGACTATGTAACACATATCGACCACGGTATTGGAAAGTTTGGCGGACTTCAAAAAATAGATGTAGAAGGCAAAAAACAAGAGGCCATTAAGTTAATTTATGGCGATCGCGATATTTTATACGTGAGTATTCACTCGCTACACAAAATTTCCAAATTCAACGGAAAAGACGGAAAACCGCCTAAAGTATATAAACTAGGGTCGAATGCTTGGAAAAAAGTCAAGCAAAAAACCAAAGCCCGTGTAAAACATATTGCGTTCAACTTAATTCAGTTATACGCAAAACGAAAACTACAAAAAGGATTTGCTTTCGGACCCGACACGCATATGCAACACGAGTTGGAAGCGAGTTTCTTATACGAAGACACACCCGATCAGTTCTCTTCTACCCAAGAAGTAAAAGCTGATATGGAAAAAGAACAACCGATGGATCGTTTGGTGTGTGGTGATGTTGGTTTTGGAAAAACAGAAATTGCCATTAGAGCGGCTTTTAAAGCGGTAGATAACGGAAAACAGGTTGCGGTGCTTGTACCAACTACAGTTTTAGCATTTCAGCACTTTAAAACCTTTTCTAAGCGATTAAAAGACTTTCCGGTTACGATTGACTACCTAAACCGTTTTAGAACCACAAAACAGCGCAAAGGCGTGTTAGAAGGGGTTGCTGATGGAAGTGTAGATATTGTGATAGGAACACACCAGTTAACCAATAAAGCAGTTCAGTTTAAAGATTTGGGATTATTGGTTATTGATGAGGAACAAAAATTCGGGGTAGCAGCGAAAGATAAGCTAAAAACGATTAAGGAAAATGTAGATACATTGACCTTAACAGCAACACCAATCCCGCGTACTTTACAGTTTAGTTTGATGGCGGCGCGTGATTTATCGGTAATTAAAACACCACCACCCAACCGTCACCCCATAGAAACCAACGTGATTCGCTTTAGTGAAGAAACCATTCGCGATGCGATTTCGTACGAGATTTCTCGTGGTGGACAGGTGTTTTTTATCCATAACCGTATTGAAAACATCAAAGAAGTAGCAGGATTGTTACAACGTTTGGTGCCAAGTGCAAAAATTGGCATTGGACACGGACAAATGGAAGGAAAAAAGTTAGAAGAACTCATGCTTGGTTTTATGAACAATGAGTTTGATGTGTTGGTGTCTACCACGATTATTGAAAGTGGATTGGATGTACCGAATGCGAATACGATTTTCATCAACAATGCGAATAATTTCGGACTGTCGGATTTACACCAAATGCGTGGTCGTGTAGGGCGTTCAAACAAAAAAGCCTTCTGTTATTTTATCACACCACCGTATCATCATATGACCGATGATGCACGTAAACGAATTCAGGCATTAGAGTTGTTTTCTGATTTAGGAAGCGGATTGAACATTGCCATGAAGGACTTAGAGATTCGTGGTGCTGGAGATTTATTAGGTGGAGAACAAAGCGGATTTATCAACGATATTGGTTTTGATACCTATCAGAAAATCTTACATGAAGCCATTGAAGAACTCAAGGAAAATGAATTCAAAGACTTATATCCTACGGATGAAAATGCGCCAAAAGAGTATGTAAAAGAGGTACAAATTGATACCGATTTTGAAATTCTATTCCCAGATGATTATGTGAATTCAGTTACCGAACGTTTGAGTTTATACAACAAATTAGGAACTTTAACTACGGAAGAGGAATTACAAACCTTTGAGACTGAAATTATCGACCGTTTTGGAGAATATCCAACCCAAGTTGCCGATTTATTAGACAGTGTTCGTATTAAATGGTTGGCAAAAGAATTAGGTTTAGAAAAGGTGATTTTAAAGCAAAAACGCATGTTAGGGTATTTTGTATCCGATCAGCAAAGTGCTTTTTATCAAACTGAATCATTTACCAAAATGTTGAGGTATGTACAGCAAAATCCGAAGAGTTGTGTAATGAAAGAAAAGAAAACCAAAAACGGATTGCGCTTACTCATCACGTTTATTAAAATTGATAGTGTACACAAGGCGTTAGAAACCTTACAGAAAGTATAA
- a CDS encoding acyl-CoA thioesterase, which produces MRAKSPRESLTVLTDLVLPGETNYLDNLFGGELLARMDRACSIAARRHSRRIVVTASVNHVAFTKSVPVGSVVTLEAKVSRAFKSSMEIYVDVWIEDRQSGEKTKVNEGIYTFVAVDETGKPVPIPQIEPETELEKQRYEAALRRKQLSLVLAGKMDPKEALELKSIFMD; this is translated from the coding sequence ATGAGAGCAAAATCACCAAGAGAATCGTTAACTGTACTTACCGATTTAGTTTTACCAGGAGAAACAAATTATTTAGATAACCTTTTTGGAGGAGAGTTATTAGCTCGTATGGATAGAGCTTGTAGTATTGCTGCACGCCGTCATTCGAGAAGAATTGTAGTAACAGCCTCTGTAAATCACGTAGCCTTTACCAAATCGGTACCTGTAGGAAGTGTGGTTACCTTAGAAGCAAAGGTTTCACGTGCTTTTAAATCGTCAATGGAGATTTATGTAGATGTTTGGATTGAAGATCGTCAATCGGGTGAAAAAACGAAGGTAAATGAAGGAATTTATACGTTTGTTGCTGTTGATGAAACAGGAAAACCAGTACCAATTCCTCAAATTGAACCAGAAACCGAATTAGAGAAACAACGTTATGAAGCTGCATTACGTAGAAAGCAATTAAGCTTAGTTTTAGCAGGTAAAATGGATCCTAAGGAGGCTTTGGAGTTGAAATCTATTTTTATGGATTAA
- a CDS encoding GIY-YIG nuclease family protein produces the protein MLNKYVVYIITNKNKTTLYIGVTNNLQKRLSQHYFDSEHAKKSFAGKYNCYYLIYYEAFETINEAIHREKELKKWSREKKENLINSFNPEWRFLNNEVF, from the coding sequence ATGCTAAACAAATACGTTGTATACATCATTACAAACAAGAATAAAACTACATTGTATATTGGTGTTACCAACAATCTTCAAAAACGATTATCTCAACATTATTTTGATAGCGAGCATGCTAAAAAATCATTTGCAGGAAAATATAATTGCTATTATTTGATTTATTATGAAGCTTTTGAAACGATAAACGAAGCAATTCACAGAGAAAAAGAATTAAAAAAATGGAGTAGAGAAAAGAAAGAAAACTTAATTAACAGTTTCAATCCTGAGTGGCGTTTTTTGAATAATGAAGTGTTTTAA
- a CDS encoding DMT family transporter has translation MQTNHIKNLSGLLLATLFISTSGVLGKYIAMPSEVIVWFRSAFAMVILYVFCRFKKIDLTIQSRRHLFPFLMGGIFMGAHWITYFYALKLSNVAIGMLSLYTFPVMISFLEPLFLKIKFNPIHIVLGLMVLLGLYILAPDFDIKNTQVQGVLFGLLSALCYSVRILILKQYVQQYNGVMLMFYQVVIITITLVPVLFFMDVSGFQEQLPYLLLLALLTTAIGHSLMVHSLQFFSASTASIISSIQPVFGILLAFIFLNEIPTWNTFIGGSLILATVIIESIRSRKG, from the coding sequence ATGCAAACTAACCATATAAAAAACCTTTCAGGGCTATTATTAGCTACCTTATTCATCAGTACATCGGGTGTGTTAGGTAAGTATATTGCAATGCCTTCAGAAGTTATTGTGTGGTTTCGTTCGGCATTTGCTATGGTGATTTTGTATGTCTTTTGCCGATTCAAAAAGATTGATTTAACCATACAATCAAGAAGGCACTTGTTCCCTTTTTTAATGGGGGGAATTTTTATGGGTGCACATTGGATTACTTATTTCTATGCGTTAAAACTGTCCAATGTAGCTATTGGAATGTTGTCATTGTACACGTTTCCAGTAATGATTTCCTTTTTAGAACCCCTGTTTTTAAAAATAAAATTCAACCCGATTCATATTGTTTTAGGGTTGATGGTGTTGCTAGGTTTATACATTCTAGCCCCTGATTTTGATATTAAAAACACACAAGTACAAGGCGTGTTATTTGGCTTGCTTTCTGCATTGTGTTATTCTGTTAGAATTTTGATTTTAAAGCAGTACGTACAACAATACAACGGAGTAATGTTGATGTTTTATCAAGTGGTAATAATTACCATAACTTTAGTTCCCGTTTTATTTTTTATGGATGTTTCAGGATTTCAAGAGCAACTCCCCTATTTACTATTATTAGCCTTGTTAACTACGGCTATCGGACATAGTTTAATGGTACATTCACTACAGTTTTTTTCGGCATCAACCGCAAGTATAATTAGTAGCATTCAACCTGTTTTCGGAATTTTGTTAGCGTTTATTTTCTTAAACGAAATTCCTACGTGGAACACGTTTATTGGTGGAAGCTTAATTTTAGCAACAGTGATTATTGAAAGTATTCGAAGTAGAAAAGGCTAG